From the Lactuca sativa cultivar Salinas chromosome 9, Lsat_Salinas_v11, whole genome shotgun sequence genome, the window GTTTGTAAAAGGTTATTTCAAAGGCGTGGTCTCATTGTGACACAGCTATGGCAGACTAAAATTCTTCAGGCTTCTGACACTGACATTTCGGCTTTAGTTGAAATTGAGAAGAAAAATCCACATCGTTTTGAGTTTTTCATGGGACTTGTTGGGGATCAACCAATTTGTGCTAGAACTGCATGGGCTTTTGGGAAGGCTGGTGGACGTATTTCTCATGCTTTGTCAGTTTACAGCTGTCAGCTTCGACAACCGAATCAGGTCCTCTTTAATTTATagagctaaatgcaagaaatagctgATGGGGATACTACTTACTGAAAATTGATTGAATACTAAACCAACTAAACTGACAGGTTAAAAAAATATTCGAGTTTCTGAAAAACGGGTTTCAAGATATCAGCAATTCCTTGGATTTATCATTTGAAGACGACTCTGTTGCTGATGAGAAGATACCTTTCCTAGCATATCTTGCTAGTGTTTTGAAAGACGATTCACACTTCCCATATGAGCCTCCATCTGGAAGTAAAAGGTTCCGGAATCTTATTGCAGGCTTCATGAAAACATACCACCATGTACCAATCACCGCTGATGTAAGAAGTCTTCCTTCCCTTTTTAAAAAAGAGTAAAATAAAATgctattttcctttttttttttacatcttTTTGTGAGAAATAACTTGCATTCCTGACTTGTTCATTGTTAACCTTGTTGCAAGAATGTTGTTGTGTTTCCTTCACGAGCTACAGCAATTGAGAATGCTCTGCAATTGTTTACTCCCCGTCTTGCCATTGTTGATGATCATCTTAGCAGACACCTACCCAGGCAATGGTTAACTTCACTTCAGATGGAggtataataaatataataataacttTTAAACATTTACTTCAATATATAATAACAATTTGGGATTAAAAATTTCAGCATAACGAGAATGATAATTCGTGTGCAAGTGGAATTACAGTTATAGAAGCACCACGCCAATCAGATTTAATGATAGAGCTGATAAAGAAGTTACGGCCACAAGTTGTGGTTACTGGGATGGCTGAGTTTGAGGCTGTTACTAGTTCTGCTTTTGAGCATATTTTAATGACTACAATGGAAATTGGAGCTCGTCTTTTTATAGATATATCTGATCAGTTTGAGCTTTCTAGCCTCCCCAGTTCTAATGGGGTCCTCAAATATCTTGCTAGAACTCCATTGCCTCCTCATGCAGCTATTATCTGTGGATTATTGAAAAATCAGGTAATCTGCAGTCTCTGTTTTTGGCTTATTCTGTTGTAATGTACTGAAATTCTTTTTCCAGGTTTATAAAGATCTTGAAGTAGCTTTTGTGATATCAGAAGAGCCAACCATTTGTAAGGCATTGTCTAAGAGTGTGGAGCTACTACAGGGAAATATCGCACTAATTAGCCAATACTATTATGGTTGTCTTTTCAACGAACTTCTCTCATTCCAGCTTCCTGATCGACATCCACCTGCAGAGGTTACTTCTTTCACTTAATTATGTCTTGTATGTAAAGCTAAAAGCTCTTTTAGACGTCTCTACATATATCTAGATTTGACTCCTATTATGATGATTATTTTTTTTAGAGGGAATCCAATGATGCAAAATCCAGTGAAATGATCGGCTTTTCAACATCAGCAATCTCGGTTCTTACCAACTCGGAATTCTCAATAACAGAAACCGAAAACTCTCCCCTGATCCACATGGATGTGGACCAAATCTTTCTCCCCACTCCAACTCCCGTAAAATCCGCCATTTTCGAAAGCTTCGCAAGACAAAACGTAACAGAATCCGAATGCGACACAACACCCAGCCTCAAAACATTCATCAAAACCGCATACGGTTTTTCCACCAATCACAATTCAGAATTCATATACGCAGACTGCCCACAAGCCATTTTCACCAAATTAGTCCATACATGCATTCAAGAAAATGCCACTCTCTGTTTGCCAACAGGATCAAACGGGAACTACATTTCCGTTGCCAAATTTCTAAATGCAAAAATCATGCCAGTTGTCACCAAGCCCGAAAACCATTTCAAAATGACCCAAGATCAACTCAGTGATGTATTGGAAAACGTGAGTAAACCATGGGTTTATATTGCGGGGCCCACGGTAAACCCGACCGGTTTGATCTACAGCAATGAGGAAATCGGAAATTTGCTGACTGTTTGTGCGAAATACGGGGCCCGGGTTATAATTGATACTTCGTTTTCTGGGGTGGAGTTTGAACAGAATTATGGGTTGAAAGAGTGGGATTTGGATGGGAGTTTGGTGAAATTGATTTCGGGAAAACCGAGTTTTAATGTGTGTTTGCTTGGAGGGTTGTTTTTTAAGATGGTTAGTGGAGGGATTACGTTTGGGTTTTTGGTTGTAGATCGGAGGTTTTGGGGTGATGGGATTTATAATTTTTCAGGGTTGAGTAAACCGCATAGTACTATTAGATATACTGCAAAAAAGTTGCTGGATCTTAGAGAGCAGAAAGCGGGGGATCTTTTGGATGCTACTCAAGGACAGTGGAAGTTGCTGTCTGGAAGATTTAAACAGCTGAAAGAGGtaacattttactttgaaaagttATGCTTCAAATTTGTTAGCTCTCACTCTGTCTTCTTTTTTATGTATGACTATTAGACACTGGAGGGGTGTGGTTGGGAGGTAGTTGAAGCTTGTGGTGGTGTTTCCATAGTTGCAAAGCCATCTGCTTACATAGGAAAAAAATTGGAGCTGAATCAACAAAATTCTTCTTGCTCTTGGAAAGCCGTTTTGAATGACTCGAATATCAGAGAAGCAATGGTTAGAGCCACTGGTCTTTGCATCAATGGTCCTTCATGGACTGGAATCCCGGGCTATTTTCGGTTCACGTTAGCACTACAAGACACAGATTTTAACCGGGCTTTAGAATGCATCATCAAGTTCAATGAACTTGTCAAGTAAGTCAAGAAATCGTttcaaagtgttttttttttttttactacttttatgttatatatatattctactTTGCTAACAAATCACTTGtaatattttgttgtttttttttttttacaagttttatCACCATTGGGGATCTTATTCGTTTATTTGTTTTAGTTTTTAACTTTTATAGATCAATGGCGGCGGCAGCCATTATGTGGGAACACAAACGTGACTAGGGGTGTGGTTTTACAAGTCAAGTTGGAAAAATAATCTGTGTATTTTGGACGGAAACTGGAAATTCATTTTataatattatccacttgtcatgGATTACGATTAATTTTCTCTAAATATaatctttttttaatttaaatgtatATATATTGACTATGTGGTACTAAAGATGGATCTCGTTCACATATTAGGCACCATACCTATCCAAAGACAAATATATCCGCAAAACAGATAAGATTTGGATTCTAGTCAAGGTCGGCATATGATAAGTTCTACGGAACAAGCTTGGAATTCAAAATATTACAAAAATAGATAATTGAAAAAAGTTAAAAGTAAACTAGTAAAGGGTATtgaagtattattattattttataggtTTTGCTATTAACACCTACAATTTTAATCGGCTATTGCTGGTTAATGTTTTTTTACACGGTTTGCTATTAGACCATCATGAACCGAAATCGTGGGCTATTTATGGTTCTCGTTAGCACTCCAAGACATATTTTAAGCAAGATTTAGATTGCATCACCAAGTTAAGTGAACATGTCACAAATCGTTTGAATGTTTTTACAAGTTTCATGTTATATGTCACATTTACAACTTCGGTACAAAACACTTCCAATTTTGATAATAATACTAGATAGGTCTAATTTCCATTCCCTCAACAAGAAGCCCTCCTTTTAAATGGACACCTTCAATCTCTTTCAACCTCATTATAACATCTTTTTCATGTATTCCATAGTTGTAAAATTCTCCCAATTCTATCTCCAACCATCCGTCATTTCGTTCATGATAAACCCTAGAAATATTTTCTCCAAATTTTGAGCTTGATCCTTGTTTGGGAGACAAGATTATTGTCCCTTGCGAATGGAATTTGCCCACTTCCAATGAAACCTCGGATGGTAAAATGTCTAAACCATATGCACGATGAGATGCCATATTGACAATGACGTAGGCTCGATATTGGGTATTTGGTGATAAAAGTTTGGTGTTTATTTTTCCTTCAATTTCAAGCCAACTTGTCATTCTAAGCTCCACGGCTTCAGCAAATCTATTAAAAGTTTCATATTTAATCCATAAATACAATTAGCATCATCATATAATCTTATATAATATGTAATAACGGAAAAATGATCAAAATAGGTGTCTAATGAGTAATGACTACATATTATATCACTAAATAACCACCAATTTCTCATAAAAGGGCTCTCCTGACTTTTGacagtaaattttcaaaattttaaggattttgtTGTAAGGACCATCTATAAAGCAATTTATCAAAAAGTTGTAGAGatagatatgattattttatatcAAATGTATAAAAATGAGCATTTATGGTGATTATTAGATGTACATTATACATCACCTTGATTGTAGAATGGGtttccaacaccaaaagagtgGATTGTCTGACCAAGCGATGTTGAGATCTCTTGCGCTTAACATGTAACATCTTTTACCTGTCGCTTTGTCTATCGAGAATGTCTACAATCCAAAACCACGAGTGTTAGATCAACAATCAATGGATAAAGAGAAATATTTGTGGCAAATAAGATTTTTAATTGTTAAGCAATACAATCAAAGATAAGCAAGAATACATGACACCATAATCTATGTGGTTCGGCTAAAGAGTTTTGAATTACGTCCAAGAACATGAACCACAGATATCTTATATTATTCAACTGTTAACTAAAAATCTTTGTAATTATTGGGCCGAACCCATATACAAGTAAATCTGAAAGAACTGAACGTGTCCCACTTATCAATTTGATTTCACAATTCGGGTTTGTCCACTTTGTTTTGGGTCGGATCATAAATTCATTTGGACCCCCAAATTCCACGTCACACTCTAATATTAATCATTATATCAATTGCATTCTACAAAATTTGCTTTCTTTTGAGTAACTTGGTATAAAGAATAGTTGAGCCATCACAATGAATGTTAACTTTACACCCATAAAACAAAAAAACGATTACTATCCGACCAACAAAATATATAGAGAGAAAACATTTAATAAAATGATTATAAGCTAATTACCTTCATGCCACCATCAATCAAAAGGGGACTTGAAAGCCTGAAGAATAGATCCCTCTTGGATTTATACTTCACAGGACACACACATCTCGATATGATTTCTTGGTAATCAGATGGCAAAAATTCATCCCACAAAACATCCGATTCTGCAGCGTCCCTAATCACCGAAGAGACAACTGCAAACCGACAAGCATCCCGAGGGGACCCACGAGAGAGGATGTGTACTACGCAATCATGGGGCAAATCCTTCATGTTCTTTCTAAGTGAACAACAacatatatatgatatatgaatACATATTTATGTATATCTGCATATGCGTGTTTCATATGAGTGCATACTTACCTTGACCAATCTGCTTTGCATTAATCTTGGCGGCTTTTTTCCTTTTCTGTTGTTTTTATAGATCAATGGCTACGATCCCGCCGGGACAATACACGTGGGAGTAGTTAAGTTTGGTAAACTAGTTTTATATGATCGATTTAATGAAGAAACCCACGTTTAAAGCAAATTTTATACTAATGGATCTCATTCACATGGGCACCAGAGCTCTCCAAAGAAGAATATAAA encodes:
- the LOC111905932 gene encoding F-box protein PP2-B15 isoform X1, which produces MQSRLVKNMKDLPHDCVVHILSRGSPRDACRFAVVSSVIRDAAESDVLWDEFLPSDYQEIISRCVCPVKYKSKRDLFFRLSSPLLIDGGMKTFSIDKATGKRCYMLSARDLNIAWSDNPLFWCWKPILQSRFAEAVELRMTSWLEIEGKINTKLLSPNTQYRAYVIVNMASHRAYGLDILPSEVSLEVGKFHSQGTIILSPKQGSSSKFGENISRVYHERNDGWLEIELGEFYNYGIHEKDVIMRLKEIEGVHLKGGLLVEGMEIRPI
- the LOC111905933 gene encoding methionine S-methyltransferase isoform X1 is translated as MAAVKGLYGSIDEFLKDCSQSGDSAYSAFRSLLERLEDPKTRTEARIFFAHLKKKLESDGASDQCLDTYHFQIQDVYLGQNEGYQKRNKLTMMVIPSIFMPEDWSFTFYEGLNRHPDTIFKDKIVAELGCGNGWISIAIAERWLPSKVYGLDINPRAVKISWINLYLNAFDENGEPIYDHEKKTLLDRVEFYESDLLSYCRDNHIELERIVGCIPQILNPNPDAMSKLITENASEEFLYSLSNYCALQGFVEDQFGLGLIARAVEEGIEVMKPMGIMIFNIGGRPGQAVCKRLFQRRGLIVTQLWQTKILQASDTDISALVEIEKKNPHRFEFFMGLVGDQPICARTAWAFGKAGGRISHALSVYSCQLRQPNQVKKIFEFLKNGFQDISNSLDLSFEDDSVADEKIPFLAYLASVLKDDSHFPYEPPSGSKRFRNLIAGFMKTYHHVPITADNVVVFPSRATAIENALQLFTPRLAIVDDHLSRHLPRQWLTSLQMEHNENDNSCASGITVIEAPRQSDLMIELIKKLRPQVVVTGMAEFEAVTSSAFEHILMTTMEIGARLFIDISDQFELSSLPSSNGVLKYLARTPLPPHAAIICGLLKNQVYKDLEVAFVISEEPTICKALSKSVELLQGNIALISQYYYGCLFNELLSFQLPDRHPPAERESNDAKSSEMIGFSTSAISVLTNSEFSITETENSPLIHMDVDQIFLPTPTPVKSAIFESFARQNVTESECDTTPSLKTFIKTAYGFSTNHNSEFIYADCPQAIFTKLVHTCIQENATLCLPTGSNGNYISVAKFLNAKIMPVVTKPENHFKMTQDQLSDVLENVSKPWVYIAGPTVNPTGLIYSNEEIGNLLTVCAKYGARVIIDTSFSGVEFEQNYGLKEWDLDGSLVKLISGKPSFNVCLLGGLFFKMVSGGITFGFLVVDRRFWGDGIYNFSGLSKPHSTIRYTAKKLLDLREQKAGDLLDATQGQWKLLSGRFKQLKETLEGCGWEVVEACGGVSIVAKPSAYIGKKLELNQQNSSCSWKAVLNDSNIREAMVRATGLCINGPSWTGIPGYFRFTLALQDTDFNRALECIIKFNELVKSMAAAAIMWEHKRD
- the LOC111905933 gene encoding methionine S-methyltransferase isoform X2; this encodes MAAVKGLYGSIDEFLKDCSQSGDSAYSAFRSLLERLEDPKTRTEARIFFAHLKKKLESDGASDQCLDTYHFQIQDVYLGQNEGYQKRNKLTMMVIPSIFMPEDWSFTFYEGLNRHPDTIFKDKIVAELGCGNGWISIAIAERWLPSKVYGLDINPRAVKISWINLYLNAFDENGEPIYDHEKKTLLDRVEFYESDLLSYCRDNHIELERIVGCIPQILNPNPDAMSKLITENASEEFLYSLSNYCALQGFVEDQFGLGLIARAVEEGIEVMKPMGIMIFNIGGRPGQAVCKRLFQRRGLIVTQLWQTKILQASDTDISALVEIEKKNPHRFEFFMGLVGDQPICARTAWAFGKAGGRISHALSVYSCQLRQPNQVKKIFEFLKNGFQDISNSLDLSFEDDSVADEKIPFLAYLASVLKDDSHFPYEPPSGSKRFRNLIAGFMKTYHHVPITADNVVVFPSRATAIENALQLFTPRLAIVDDHLSRHLPRQWLTSLQMEHNENDNSCASGITVIEAPRQSDLMIELIKKLRPQVVVTGMAEFEAVTSSAFEHILMTTMEIGARLFIDISDQFELSSLPSSNGVLKYLARTPLPPHAAIICGLLKNQVYKDLEVAFVISEEPTICKALSKSVELLQGNIALISQYYYGCLFNELLSFQLPDRHPPAERESNDAKSSEMIGFSTSAISVLTNSEFSITETENSPLIHMDVDQIFLPTPTPVKSAIFESFARQNVTESECDTTPSLKTFIKTAYGFSTNHNSEFIYADCPQAIFTKLVHTCIQENATLCLPTGSNGNYISVAKFLNAKIMPVVTKPENHFKMTQDQLSDVLENVSKPWVYIAGPTVNPTGLIYSNEEIGNLLTVCAKYGARVIIDTSFSGVEFEQNYGLKEWDLDGSLVKLISGKPSFNVCLLGGLFFKMVSGGITFGFLVVDRRFWGDGIYNFSGLSKPHSTIRYTAKKLLDLREQKAGDLLDATQGQWKLLSGRFKQLKETLEGCGWEVVEACGGVSIVAKPSAYIGKKLELNQQNSSCSWKAVLNDSNIREAMVRATGLCINGPSWTGIPGYFRFTLALQDTDFNRALECIIKFNELVNF
- the LOC111905932 gene encoding F-box protein PP2-B15 isoform X2, with protein sequence MKDLPHDCVVHILSRGSPRDACRFAVVSSVIRDAAESDVLWDEFLPSDYQEIISRCVCPVKYKSKRDLFFRLSSPLLIDGGMKTFSIDKATGKRCYMLSARDLNIAWSDNPLFWCWKPILQSRFAEAVELRMTSWLEIEGKINTKLLSPNTQYRAYVIVNMASHRAYGLDILPSEVSLEVGKFHSQGTIILSPKQGSSSKFGENISRVYHERNDGWLEIELGEFYNYGIHEKDVIMRLKEIEGVHLKGGLLVEGMEIRPI